tttcctaatatccaacctaaacctcccccactgctccttgttctgtcatctgctaccactgagaacagtctagatccatcctctttggaaccctctttcaggtagttgaaagcagctatcaaatcccccctcattcttctcttctgcagactaaaccatcccagttccctcagcgtctCCTCATAAATCACGTGTTCCATAAAGGTAATAGGAAGCATGTGGGTAGCATAagagaataatttaaaaatatttataaaaatattatctGAAGTCCCATTTATTTATCGGAGACCTATTCCTTTCACAATAAACATCACAATGTTGTATAATTgtaccctgtgtgtgtgtgtaaacatgaTGTTGAGTGATAAGAAAACAGACTTGTGCAGTGACTATCTGTACTAAGTTTTTAGAAGTTTGGTACAACACATAATTAACATCTTGAATAAATCAATAATTACAGTATGTCAACACTGAGGAATCGTTTTCTCCAGTTGTGTGCTACTGCTAATTGTCGAACACTGCAGCATTTGACacagaacacattttaaatatatatacatatttatattcccccttagtctagTAACTTTGGTTAAAGTTTACAATATTTTGAGcaattttcttaaaaatattgtaattttatatttgtgGTGTCTAAACCCACTGTGGCTGCATAGATCTCCAAATATTTACATGTAATTTCATAATAGAGTTTATAGCACATGCTACTTCTGGATAAAAGAAAATTGAGTTTCCAAGGTGAGTAAATAGCAAATAGCATAGGACCTTAAATCCCATTTCATATCACTGAAgtataaaattaaacatttttcaattaaatactTTCTAAGCTAATTATAATTTATCAactgaacaattttaaaaaaatgtttaactaCTTTGACTTTGGGAAGGTTGGGGGTTTCACAATAATAGGATAAGTGAAAGCTTATATTGCAGGGGTTAATTCTGTCTCCAGAGAAACTTGTCGTGTTAGTGCATGAAAATAGCTTCTAGGCAAGATGAAGAAACtgctgtggggaggagaggagaggcttCTTCCCTCCCTAGTCCCTTTTTACCCCCAAATTGATGTTTGCTTTTCGTTAAAATTTGCATTGAGTATTTACACATGAGAAGCTGTTGAAATACCCTTCATTCATAGTCCCAAATAATTTGCCTAAATTATTTGAAAAGCTGTGCCAATTATCAAGTCAAACCAGAGATCTAATAAGAGTTAAACACATTTAATACTTAGAATTGATTGCATTGTATCGAGTCTTCCTACATAAGCGCTTGAATACTTTCTAAGCATTTGGAGAGTCAGTTTCTAACTATATAAAACTGCTGTATTGTAAATTTGCTGTGAGCTTTAGCAAAGGTACATTTAGGCAAGGCTGACTATCAATATGGAGGTaggaaaacaatatttaaaattacCAGTCTCCAATACACTTGAAAAATCCCCTTCCCGTTCTTCTCTGATTGTAGATTTAAGAGTCAGATTATCACAGaaggaaaatcttcctaaaagTCAACCTTGAAAAGTGAACTGAGCCAACTGGAATGTTTGTGATCACATAGCTACAATGGAACAAATGTAATGCATGTTCCCTCGCAGATCTCTGTACATATATCTAGGTTCCTTTCATTCAGACTATTTTCATTAGAAAAAGTAGACTATGGAGACTTAAGTATAAATATTTACACATAGTTATATAATTACATAACATGAAACATTGTACATGTTTTGAGGTGAGCATCTTTTTAGACTTTCAAACATTGAGTGCAAATTTAATGTAATCATTGCTGCTTTAACActgaaaatatgattttattaaaaaaaaaactttaaaatactgCACGACTTCAAAAACAATGCCTCCATTAAATAGTTTGGAAAACTAGGGTTTATGTCAACATTTGTAAAAATTAGAATCATATGTAGGTCCCCATCAATTTTAAAATAGGTTACTTATCTGATTTAATTTTTGATGACTTGTAGATATTATACTTCACATTCTTTATATGGCAGCTGCTGACACTTGCACTGTCCATAGCCATTAATGATGATGAAAGGTCCTTCATGGGTCGGTTCATATTCATTATATGGTCCTTGGTCTGACATGTTTGACATATGTAGCCGTGTTTGGGATCGGAGTTGCCTGTGGTTTTGAATCATTGAACACTGCCTAATTCTTCTTAATGTGGGAGGGCAGCATTTTCTGGAGATgaacactataaaaatgataaaaaagaaagaaaataataaagcCATTGTTCCTGTAATTACCCGCTGAGTGAAGATGGCATTGTTTGGTTCAGTGAAATGTTCTTCAGTAGTAACAACTATTCCTGCAGTAGTTGGAATTTCTTTGTCTCCCATATGGAAATTTGATGAGCTTATTCTTTTTGTATACTCAGTAGTTGGAGATCTGTAACTCGTAACCATGGATGTAACAATAGTTGATAAATTCCAGCAAAGCTGAAAACCGTAAACCGCATCTAGAATATCCTCTCCTTGGGTGTGGTCTGGGCTGTGGCACAGTATGGAGTGCTCCCACCGACCTTGAAAACCACTCAGCCATGTGGCTAATTCACATATCTTTGGACTGCATTCCCACAGATTGCTGGAGAGGCCCACTGTAGTTATGGATGTAAGTGAATTTAAGATCTTGGAATCCAGAGTGGTTAGCTTGTTGTTATCCATTAGGAGTATTTTAAGATTAGGCATAGTTTCAAAAACTGTCAAATCAATGGCTTTGATTTCATTTCCAGTcaaatccagcttttctaagGTGCCCCAGGTCCACTCCATCCCACATGTCAAGTTGCTAATTTTGTTCCACTGCAAGAAGAGTGTGTGCAGACTGCTTAGCCGTAGGAAATGAGCAAAATTAATCTTTGTCAGCTGGTTGTGCTCTAGGTGAAGCTCCCTCAATTTGATTAATCCTGCAAATCCATTGCGAGCCAAACTTCGCAAGCGATTTGTGCTCAGATCCAGAAACTCCAGACTACGACAGTCCCAGAAAAGGCGGACTGGGATAGTCCGCAGGGAGTTGGAACGTAAATGCAAGGTTTGCAGCTTGCGAAGTCCATAAAACAACTCAGGATGCAGAGAggataactgattaaaagagagGTCCAAATTCTGCAGGTTCAGCAGTTGGCTAAAAGTTGTGTTTGGCAAAT
This genomic window from Dermochelys coriacea isolate rDerCor1 chromosome 8, rDerCor1.pri.v4, whole genome shotgun sequence contains:
- the LRRTM2 gene encoding leucine-rich repeat transmembrane neuronal protein 2, with translation MGLHFKWPLGAPMLAALYAMSMVLKLLPALGMACPPKCRCEKLLFYCDSQGFHSVPNTTDKGSLGLSLRHNYISELERDQFASFSQLTWLHLDHNQIATVREDSFQGLYKLKELILNSNKIFYLPNTTFSQLLNLQNLDLSFNQLSSLHPELFYGLRKLQTLHLRSNSLRTIPVRLFWDCRSLEFLDLSTNRLRSLARNGFAGLIKLRELHLEHNQLTKINFAHFLRLSSLHTLFLQWNKISNLTCGMEWTWGTLEKLDLTGNEIKAIDLTVFETMPNLKILLMDNNKLTTLDSKILNSLTSITTVGLSSNLWECSPKICELATWLSGFQGRWEHSILCHSPDHTQGEDILDAVYGFQLCWNLSTIVTSMVTSYRSPTTEYTKRISSSNFHMGDKEIPTTAGIVVTTEEHFTEPNNAIFTQRVITGTMALLFSFFFIIFIVFISRKCCPPTLRRIRQCSMIQNHRQLRSQTRLHMSNMSDQGPYNEYEPTHEGPFIIINGYGQCKCQQLPYKECEV